The genomic DNA CCAAAGTCACAACAGGGGCATTATTCACTAAAACGCAGCGAATGGATCCACACTTATCGGGACACTTAATACTAGAGACCATTGCATTAGTGGCATCTTAACCAGACAGACTTTTACAACTTGTAGTATTTTTACGTAGTAAAATCCGTctctacagctggatatatatgtACTGAAGTAATTAAGGTTACATGCCTCAAGGATACAGCGACAGTGACCTACCTGGAAATCGAACTTAAAACCCTGAGGTCACTAGCCCTGCTCCctacccattacattacactgccaccctgtgtaaataaataagggCAAAGCGTTTGTTAATGAACTGATTCCAGTGGAGCCGTTGAGCCAGTCACACTAGCGACATGAGAAGCTGTGTGATCTCGGGTTAATGAATGGGCCTGTAATCTGGGAGTGATTACGGCGAGCGAGGCAAATCCCCTCTGCAGGCTGGGAAATGACCTGCTCAAGTTCTTCAAAGCGTTTAGCGGGTTTCCGAGCGGCGGTAATGACCGCTTCGGTCTCGATTCGCACGTATCCGTGACAACGCCGCATTCTGGGGGGAGTCGCTTTTTAGTCTGAGCCGCAGAAATGGTTTAGAAGGTTAAATTGCTTTTAAAGAGGGTCAGCTGCTGTTGTAATCTGGTCTGCGCCGCGGTTGGACGGCTCGTCGTCCTCGCCCGCGTCTCGGTCGCCGTGCGCTGGGCGGAGCCAGATGAGCTCAGCGGTCTAACGGCCAGTCAGAGGGGGCCATTGTGCCCCGTAAAATCACATTCATTAGCATTAAGTGTAGGGCTGCCAGAGGCGCTTAGGCCTAGTTAGGCCCTGCTTTGAGTCTGGGCCGGTGCATGAGAGATCATGGGATACGCGGAGGCCAAACAATGAGCGCTCATCAGCGGGCGCTGTCAGTAATggattccctccctccctggttcGCTCTGTAACGGGAGCCGAGTCACGGGTTAGCGCGGCCCGTTGCCTGTCCGTCTCCGCTTTCCCCTTCTCACGCAGCCTTGTCTCTTCACCCCGGCCTGGGAGTGCACCCGCCGCTCTGCTCCTCGCTCGCTGCCAGAGTTCAGACAGAATCACGCAGCGGCATGCCGGTAATGGGAATCGCATGCGTCGCGTGTGATAAAGTGGCGGTAATGGGAATCGCATGCGTCGCGTGTGATAAAGTGGCGGTAATGGGAATCGCATGCGTCGCGTGTGATAAAGTGGCGGTAATGGGAATCGCATGCGTCGCGTGTGATAAAGTGGCGGTAATGGTGGCCGGTGGCGGTAACGGGAATCATACGTGTGCGCTTGCTTTGGGCGGAGAGAGATGAAACCCTGGCACGCTCTAAGCCTCCCGGCACGGCCAGGCCCCGGCACGGGTCTTGTGATCCCTTCTTCCTGTCAGCTCTTTGTTTCGCACCGTGTTTCATCCTTCAGAACAACAGGCTTCTGTTCCACAGACTCCAGCACAAAGGCTAggttaactctctctctctctctccctttctttctttccctctggctctctgtctctctcttactcttgctctctctgtgtttctctgtctccctatcttgctatctctcactctcatgcTGTCTCATCTATCAGTCACCATCTtattctttatctctctcccagACTCCCAGTGCTTTCACTCTTCGATACTGGCGGTAGATTCTTTGTTATACAGGCCCTCCTGGGGTTAGAAAGGTATCTGCTGTTGTACAAAACTGGCAgatttaaaaacactgctgaTTTAGAGATTTAAAAGCTGTCGGCCGTTTTGATGAGGTCACGGCTGATCCAGGCCCGCCCGTGGAGTTTCTGGGCACTGCTTGGCCGTCTCTCAgtcctgtgttcagtgttgtggGAGAGGAAGTGTTTTTGTCTCCTGAAGGGTGTGAAAAATACCACATTTGTACACGTGTGCCATGATGTGCGTTGTGTTAAATGCAGAGCCAGGTCCCGCCATGGACTGCATGACTGAGCTTCTTCTGCAGTCGTGTTGTTCTCCTCTGTCCAGGTGCAGGGCGCGGGTTTTTTGTCAGAAACGGTCTGCCGTGTTTTTAAGAGTCGCTGACCGTGAAGCGCAGCAACAACCGCAACCGTTCTGCGCTTGCGTCGCCGTGGCAGCCCGGAGCGGGGTTCGCGTGGCAACCGGCGCCGTGGTAACGGCCCCCGCGCTCCAGGCCCATGCGACCAACCGTCTGCCGACCGGTGGAAAAGGTCACCGGGCGCCCAGGGGCCACGCGCCAAGCCccggcgaggggtgggggggtggggggacacaAAGGGCCTGTGGCGGGCTGACCGCTCAGCGTTGTGTTTGCACAGGGGCTGGAGGCCGTCTGAAAAGCATTCCGGGACGGCCCGAGGGCGATCTGCAGATGGGAGCCCTGCCGCCGGCTCCGCCCACGCCGCCGCCCCCCTGCCGACAGTAACCAtgccccgccccgcgccccgcATGCGCTCGAATGGACTGGGCCCAAGATGTGCGTTACCATGGTGATTATTTGCAGTAAAACACTGGAAAAGGAGGCGGCTGTCAGTGATGTAACGCCCAGGGAGTCGGACTTGGAGCTGGTAAGTTATTCTTTTCCCCTATGTGCAGGAACAggttataaaatatctgggctAGCAGTTTGTTGTACTGTCAGATGTTATCGCCATCTTAGTGCTGCTGCCCGCAGTTTTATGGTAAAGACTAAACAGTCAGCAGCTTGGGTTCCTCGAATGTTAGCAGACGCTGCAGCGCAGAAGGGGGCCTGACCTCACGAGCATAACTGTAACGCAGGTCAGGCTTGGCTGCGCTCAAACTGAACACTGTGTCGAGTGGCTATTGCGACCGGAGCTCACAGCCCCAGTCTGTGTGGCTTTAAAgctgttcatttaaatgaaacgCTATTTTCCAAAGTCATGACATTTGAGGGGCTGCTATTATAGAAGGGAGTTTAGATTTTCCTGTCTTCTTTCGTAGAGCCACACAAATGATCAGGTAACATGCAGGTCTAgctatttgattcatttttgtgttttctatcCTCAAGATTGCTAAACTCCCTATGCCTGGTAAAGGCTCATAGAAGTAACTTTTTATGTTGCAAGGGGACTCGCACACTGCAGACTTACACTTATGTgattaaagccatttttattaCTCACACCGGTGCAAAagaagtgtgtatgtgcaaatgtTTTAGTCCTTATTTAATTTCTATCAAactaatttgctttttaaattcacGATATAGGCTATCTATAAATATAATGATAGTCATTATTGCAAGGGTGTATCCTATTCTGTTCTGCCTTGCACATTGTAGTCTGGAAACAGATGTTGAATAGAGTTGGGTAAATCCCCACCACACTTCGCTGAAAGCACAGGTGCTCTGGAGGTGTTAAACACAGTGCGCAGCCAGCTCTCCCTTTGATCACAGGAGTTCCTGACCCTATCTGTAGCCGAGGCAGGTCATTATGGGACATTACAGGGatccacaaacacaaatagCAACTGAGGAATTTTTGTCAACTACGATATCCTGTCTTGTGATATCCTGTCTTTTAGAATACTTCCTGTGCAGACAGGAATTTAGCAGTAGCTTTTGAGGCTGTTCCTGTGTGGTGCTGTTGGCTGTGTTGTACATTGTTTCTGAGTCCTGCATTAGAGGTTCAAGGCCTGTTCTCCATTGACTCTGTTTTCCTACCTTAGTGCTCTGGAGATGGGCTTGGGCTCCTGGGGCTGGTTGGCTGTTTGTCTAAGACTCTTTCTGTCCACAGCAAAAGCCCCAGACCATGAACAAAGGGACAACCCTCTtttcctgtggctctgtgggtgagttctctctctccccctcctactcactttctttctcttctctctctctgcacctggtttgcagtgtgtgtgtgtgtgtgtgggcccttgggaatgaactatttttaAGCGTTCTACCACAAGTTCCCTCTCAGTACAGTAAATGTCACACTCATTACCTTCTGACTGACAGGTGCCTCAGGAGAGAGGTGCGTAGACACACCCCCCCTGGGGAGGCACGTCAGCAGTGCCAGGATCCATTCTTCGATTCTACACGCATTAGGCCTGTTATAATTCTGTCAACACCCAGAACCTGCTGCAGAGAGCAGTCGTTTGATTGGTTAACGGTCGGGCGGTTAATGATTGACATCTCACGGTAATGAGTTTGTGAGTCTTCAGGCCTGCATTACTGTAGATGAGGGCGGATAGCATTGAAAATGACCCAGTTTTTCACAGATGCATGTTTTCCGTAATCAGTATTTTGCTAATGTGCAGTTTCGAAGGTAAATGACCCGATAGAGCACCCTTGAACACGTTCTAGTTTTTTCTCCATTCCTTTTcgcttttttattgctttttaacatttttttttttaagatcagCCCCCTTATAAATAGTTTTCAAACGCGTCCTGTAAAGGTCGTATTGTCTGAGCGGCTGGAGCTGAAAGAATCTGCTCCTCGAGGCACAAAAACAACCTGTTGAAAGCATTTTTAGGGCTGGATTTGAATGGGGCTTGGCACGCCCATGCACCCTGGCGATCAGTGAGGGCCTGTGCTGACTGCCAGAGCTCCAGGACGGTAGGTGTTATTCAAAGTGTCATTGTGTTCCGTGGCACCCACTCCAGAGGGCATAGCTGGGGTTTTGTTTCTGATTTTGAGAGGCAGTTCCCCCCGGAGAGGGCTCTCTTTCCAGGCCGGGCGCGTGCCCTTGTTGGGGCGTTGCCCTGGCGACTGGTGAAACTCTCACCTGCGGGCGGAACGCCGTGGCGACGGCTCGCGCCGCTTTGGGAGTCGCGCCAGGCCGCCGCCAAAGCGTGCCGCCTGGCTGAGGATCGCCTGGCACCTGGCAGGGCACCGGGGCTGGCGCTGTGCCCTGTCCTGTTCTGGGTGAAGGCTTAAAAACGCCAAGCGCTCAGACACAACTCCAGACACAGCGGCTGATACTCAGTGACCCGAATCGCACGTTTATTATGGAGAACCAAGGAGAATGTTGGTAAATCATTTGCGTGGAATCTGAACTTTCAGATGTTTGTTAGTCTGCTTGTGGGACTTTTGCTGACTGTCAGGGTTACTCACTGTTTCCCGCCAAAATAAATCCTGAATGCAAAACTTTATCTCTGTTGATGAGTACAcaaaaattcagtttcattatgAAGTTGTTTAAGCTAGCTTGCCAGCAATGGTCCAACCAGCCTGTTATTCATTAGCTGAATAATGAATGTGGGTGCTTATGCTTTGGATGCCTGTCTATTGCCGAGCCAGTTAGATAGCTAACTCGCTAACCTCTCACAAGTCTTCAAACTGGTAGACTGTCTCTAGCTGTAGAAGACTACCCGGAGGCAGACACTCTTACCTTGTTTGGTAATTATaacataatggttagggaactgggattGCAACTCCAAAGTTTGATTCCCTGCTGGGTGCTGCCATGAATATAGATACTTACCCCGAATAACTCTGGatatgagcatctgctaaatgtttaaatgtaagaaatggCAACATCCACTGTCAGAATGAAGTTGCTAGTGTATTTggttatatacagtacagttgATAGTGAATCAGTTTTAGTGAATAGCAGTGAATATAAAAAGCTACGGTGGCTTTTGTTATAAGTGAAGCGGTTCCCAGCCTGGTCCGTAATGAGGGTAATTTGCCTCTGTCCCCTCAGGGGAATGGGGCGTGGCTGTACTGTGCCTCAGgctttactttaaaaaagtaaagtcCCCAGGAGTCCCCTGTGTCATCTTATGTTAAGCTGTGCTGTCCTTGTGCtaagctgtgctgctgttgtgctgttgttctgagctgtgctgctgctttgctaagctgtgctgctgttgtgctcttgttctgagctgtgctgctgttgtgctcttgttctgagctgtgctgctgctttgctaagctgtgctgctgttgtgctcttgttctgagctgtgctgctgttgtgctcTTGTTCTGAGTTTTGCTGCTGCTTTGCtaagctgtgctgctgttgtgctgttgttctgagctgtgctgctgctttgctaagctgtgctgctgttgtgctgttgttcTGAGTTTTGCTGCTGCTTTGCtaagctgtgctgctgttgtgctcttgttctgagctgtgctgctgttgtgctcttgttctgagctgtgctgctgctttgctaagctgtgctgctgttgtgctcttgttctgagctgtgctgctgttgtgctcttgttctgagctgtgctgctgctttgctgagctgtgctgctgctttgctaagctgtgctgctgttgtgctcttgttctgagctgtgctgctgttgtgctcttgttctgagctgtgctgctgctttgctaagctgtgctgctgttgtgctcttgttctgagctgtgctgctgttgtgctgttgttctgagctgtgctgctgttgtgctaGTGGGTGGCTTTAGCAGAGAGCTCTGTACAGGCCTGATCGCTGGCGTGTGTCTCTGCAGAGGCCAGCAGGTGGCGGGACCTGGGGCGGAGCTGTGGGGCCCAGTGGGACGTCTTAGCTGAGGCGTGCCAGGGAGGCGGAGTCTGGGGCAGagaggtgggcggagccagcagcATCACCAGCCTGATCAGGGACCTGAGCCTGACGGACAGCAatgccagccccgccccctccctctccgcaGCCCCGCCCAGCAAACGGCAGTGCCGCTCCTTCTCGGACGAGTTCGGGTGCGGCCGGTCGACATGGCGCCCAGCGGGCTCACGCGTATGGGTGCCGGTGGAGAAGAGGCGGTGCCACAGCGGGGGTAGCGTTCAGCGGGTCGTGGCCGTGGGCGGGGCCATGCAGCGCAGCTTCAGTTTCAGCCTCCCCACCCGCTCCAACGCCCCGCCCGTCCCCCTGGAGCTGCCCTGCCCCTCCTTCACCGGCGTCCTGCCGGCTCCCGGCGACCCGCCCAAACCCCCGCGggccctctccctgtcccacgAGCGGATCAgcctccccgccctcccccaggCACCCCCGCCAGGGCCGTCGGCCGCCAGCTCCCCGGAGTCCACCCCCGAGCTGggccggcgggcggggccgggggggctggCGCGGAGCCGCTCCCAGCCCTGCGTGCTGAACGAGAAGAAGGCGGGCGTGAAGCGGCGGCGGCCAGAGGACCGGCTGGAGCCCCGGCCCTCTCTGGACCTGGCCAAGATGACCCAGGTGAGCCGCGCGCTACGCACCGCGTCCGCGCAACAGGAAGCTCCCCCTGAACGCCCCGCTGCGTTTCGCGGCCCTCCTCTGGAGGCGCTTCCTGGCCGTGTAGTGGAACAAACGAAAGCGCTGGGGCTCTCTGGGGTCAGCCAGAATCGCATGTACTGCAAATCCAGATATAAATACAGAGAGGGGGTATTATGAGCTGTATTGAAGGGGGGGTTGTAAATAAAGCGATGAGCATAGTTAACTTGCAATAGTGGTTCAGTAGCATTGCATAGACACTGGTCTGGGGGTGTGGTTGTTTCTCATGCTGTAGACTGCAGATGGAGCTGGATCCACTCCTAGTCAGTCTGCATTAGAGCACCCACTAAAGGAATGCATAGTGCTGTAATGTATTCCGTGTAATCAGTGTGATCTGGGTGTTTCATTATGGTGGGAaccccagtgcattgtgggcggGGAGACTTGcatgcctcctcctcctctctccttcctctcagcGATTCTGGTAGTTTGGTCGCTCCACCGGAGCAGGAGAGCGCCAGGAGGCCCACAGTCACACGTGACGCCTGAGGTCGCGGACGACGCCCCCGCAGCCTAGCAACTGACCGCCAGCCCGCCCCTTTCACTCCTGAGCCCCTCTGGTTATTATCAGAGCACAGGCCTCTCACTGCGTCCCGAAATATGTTCAGAACGGTCGCTGCAGTCACTAAAATGGAGCGTTTAGTGTCCTTACCCTCTCCTgtggctctttctctctctcccctctctctctcatctctctttctctctcatactgTCTGCCTCATGGTTAGAGGACAGATTCTTCTGTGATGTACGAGTCCTCCACTGAACTCCCGCTCCACTGTAGACTACCTTTTACTCTGTTAAAGAGCTGACCGAGCGCTCAGCGTTTCACTGTACATCGGTGAGCGAAGGTTCTGTGCACCACACAGCCAACTGCCGCCTGCCTCCCCCGACTTTCTCTCTCAACAAACAGCCACATGCTATCGTGCTTCTGCTgtcatctttgtttttattgttcaaTCAGAATATTGATGCCATTTAATTATTCGGGGAGTGCCACACCCTGCAGTCAGATCTGTGTTCGCACACATTCCTAGTCTTTGATTAGTGTTTTGCAGGTTGAGCTGTTTTTTTGCCCTTCACTGCCTTGTTTTGTTCGGTAACGGTCGATCACGGTCGGTTCTGTAAATAGAGGCTGAACAAGCGAGTGAAATCACTGGTTTCTGTGGTCTGTCATGCAAGTGACTGtaagcatgcatacacaaacacacacgcacacacacccaccacatgcacacacacgcacacatttactttctcacgcacacactcgcacttgCACACACGCTCGTGTGCTCACGTGGGTGGACGGTAATGACGGCCGAAGGCCACAGGGGTGAAGGTTCATCAGGTGGGGGTGCAGTAGGATGGAGTCTCAAGAGGGGGAGGTAGCGACTGCGTGAGgaatcccagaatgcaacactGGCCATGTTCAGGCGCACAGGGAGCGAAAGGAGGTCAGTGAGTCTGACGTCGTGGGGAACAGATGAGGTCTTCTGAGGAGAAACCTTGTTAAACGCCTCTCCACCCATCTTCAGCCAAGCCGGCTGGAGAGAGGGCTCCACGTTGACTGCTGGCTGTTCCACTTGGTCTCACataaatgtcaaacaaaatCTGACTGCTTCTGCACTTGTGCAAACTTGTTGATTGAGTTCAGTTTGTAAAACTTTCCTGATTTGtggacctttctgctgcctggAACTCGTAAAGCCCTGTGATCTTCTGAACCGCCTTAATCCGCGCCAGCGAAGgcgaagacacacacacgcaacccgTGACCGTCACCTCAGGACGAATTTACTCAGAGAGACGTGGCTGGGCTTAGCCTTCACCTGCTCCCGGGCTGAATCTGACACCACGCGCACAGAGCAAAACCGTGAACGTTTCAGAAAAGGCCATCTTGGATTCGATTCACCGCAGCTGGTCTGGATTTAGAGAAAATCCACAGTGATAAAATGGGTCGCACGGACCCGCCCGGTCCGCCCCCGCGCTGCCTGCGGGCCGCTCCTGGCCCGTTGTTCCCCCGCGCTCGTGCGGACGGGAGGCCGCGTAGCGACGGAGCCGCGGCGGAAGGCGGGTGTGGGTTCCGCGGCCGTCCGTCTCACTGCTGGACCCGCGCAGGGACTCCGTGGCCGAGCGGCGCTCCAGCCGCTC from Anguilla rostrata isolate EN2019 chromosome 18, ASM1855537v3, whole genome shotgun sequence includes the following:
- the LOC135244633 gene encoding protein FAM53B-like — translated: MCVTMVIICSKTLEKEAAVSDVTPRESDLELQKPQTMNKGTTLFSCGSVEASRWRDLGRSCGAQWDVLAEACQGGGVWGREVGGASSITSLIRDLSLTDSNASPAPSLSAAPPSKRQCRSFSDEFGCGRSTWRPAGSRVWVPVEKRRCHSGGSVQRVVAVGGAMQRSFSFSLPTRSNAPPVPLELPCPSFTGVLPAPGDPPKPPRALSLSHERISLPALPQAPPPGPSAASSPESTPELGRRAGPGGLARSRSQPCVLNEKKAGVKRRRPEDRLEPRPSLDLAKMTQKLRNFQSLSCPGITGSGCCQSSYSPPSYRTISQCETDYRSPCVLGAGPQLRTRNGGDSREQLPYEELDTEGFEAGTANGEEGEAPWEGSNGTEKDAFQLGGELDIEQIERN